A section of the Methanosarcina mazei S-6 genome encodes:
- a CDS encoding cation diffusion facilitator family transporter — translation MPGKNSTSNLHNEKNAPEESRKQNHKHKELFNSHFSSHFLSHIFSHTYSHIHSYEHSHFHEHSHGHSHTHGRVDPSITTTSKGLWAVKWSFIGLMITAVLQIFIVYISGSVALLADTIHNFGDASTAIPLAIAFSLARKKPSKRFSYGYGRAEDLAGVIIVILILFSAAVAGYESLTRFLNPQPVDHLQAVALAAIIGCIGNEIVAEFRMKVGKEIGSAALIADGYHARVDGFTSLAVLLGAIGVWSGFPVLDPLIGMLITIAILKIVLDSSKLVFTRLLDGVEPEVLDKVKDIAESVDGVCEVTDLRVRWIGHRLHAEINASVDPSLSVEEGHEIANAVREKLLENFSYLSGTTIHVDPLTASGECCHCVPAGPEKRKGKQKRILNVYPG, via the coding sequence ATGCCCGGAAAGAATTCCACAAGTAATCTGCATAATGAAAAAAACGCTCCTGAAGAGTCCCGTAAACAAAATCATAAGCATAAAGAGCTTTTTAATTCCCATTTCTCCTCTCATTTTCTCTCTCATATATTTTCCCACACTTATTCTCATATACATTCTTACGAGCATTCGCATTTTCATGAGCATTCCCATGGGCACAGCCATACACATGGTAGAGTCGACCCTTCCATAACCACTACGAGCAAGGGGCTCTGGGCTGTCAAATGGTCTTTCATAGGACTTATGATTACAGCCGTTCTGCAGATTTTCATTGTGTATATTTCGGGCAGTGTTGCCCTTCTTGCCGATACCATCCATAACTTCGGGGACGCATCAACAGCGATCCCCCTGGCAATCGCCTTTTCCCTGGCAAGAAAAAAGCCGAGCAAACGCTTCTCTTATGGTTATGGCAGAGCAGAAGACCTTGCAGGTGTGATCATTGTTATCCTCATCCTTTTCAGTGCAGCAGTTGCGGGCTATGAATCCCTGACACGCTTCTTAAACCCTCAGCCCGTAGATCATTTGCAGGCTGTAGCCCTTGCAGCAATCATAGGCTGTATCGGAAACGAAATTGTTGCAGAGTTCCGCATGAAGGTAGGAAAAGAAATCGGGAGTGCTGCCCTTATTGCTGATGGATACCATGCAAGGGTGGACGGCTTTACCAGCCTTGCTGTCCTGTTAGGGGCAATCGGTGTGTGGTCAGGATTTCCGGTCCTTGACCCTCTTATAGGCATGCTGATAACAATTGCCATTCTCAAAATAGTCCTTGACTCAAGCAAACTCGTATTTACCCGCCTGCTTGACGGCGTTGAGCCTGAAGTCCTTGATAAGGTAAAGGATATTGCTGAAAGCGTTGATGGCGTCTGTGAAGTAACAGACCTCAGGGTACGCTGGATAGGGCACAGGCTCCATGCAGAGATTAATGCTTCTGTTGACCCTTCACTGTCTGTGGAAGAAGGGCATGAAATCGCCAACGCTGTAAGAGAAAAGCTCCTGGAAAATTTCTCTTACCTTTCCGGGACCACCATCCATGTAGATCCCCTTACAGCTTCAGGAGAGTGCTGC
- a CDS encoding catalase, whose amino-acid sequence MDKKMINEKSKEEQLEKFHEDPEREFLTTNQGVRVNNTDISLKAGERGPTLLEDFHFREKLTHFDHERIPERVVHARGSGAHGFFQVYEPITEYTSAKFLQDPNKKTPVFVRFSTVVGFRGSADTVRDVRGFAVKFYTEDGNYDLVGNNMPVFFIQDAIKFPDLVHAIKPEQDNQIPQASAAHDTFWDFVSCHHENAHMIMWVLSDRALPRSYRMMEGFGVNTFRFVNAEGKGRFIKFHWKPMLGIHSLVWDETQKIAGKDPDFNRRDLWDAIEMGAYPEFELGVQILEEEDEFKFDFDILDPTKLWPEEDVPIKWIGKMTLDRNPDNFFAETEQVAFCPANVVPGIDFSNDPLLQGRLFSYLDTQLIRLGGPNFQEIPVNRALAPVANNQREGYNRMTINKGKTSYFPNTVGDGKPRPASAEEGGYVHYMEKVEGKIIRSRSEKFKDFFSQAKLFWNSMSKPEKEHIIEAFHFEIGKVKDKKIRQAVVDMFNNVDGDLAVEIAKGVGVSAPAQKGGSPVAKESPNLSQERSERNVKNTIKTRKIAILVADGYDHKDLSQAMQALEAGGAKADIISKFQGMLKSSDGQEIEVDKNYRTTESVLYDAVYIPGGKENVETLKKHGDAIHFVNEAFRHCKPLGATGEGVELFKAAHLPDIKLAGKSSADKVVSDKGVVTARNEGDRSSFNESFTIAIAQHRHWNREKKEQVPA is encoded by the coding sequence ATGGATAAAAAGATGATTAACGAAAAAAGCAAAGAGGAGCAGTTGGAAAAGTTCCATGAAGATCCGGAACGTGAGTTTTTAACTACAAATCAGGGAGTCAGGGTAAATAATACGGACATCTCACTCAAAGCAGGAGAAAGAGGACCCACCCTTCTTGAGGACTTTCACTTCAGAGAAAAATTAACTCATTTTGACCATGAAAGAATTCCTGAAAGAGTCGTTCACGCCAGAGGCTCAGGTGCGCATGGTTTTTTCCAGGTATATGAACCCATAACAGAATATACAAGTGCGAAATTCCTGCAGGACCCTAATAAAAAAACCCCGGTTTTTGTTCGTTTTTCTACCGTTGTAGGGTTCAGGGGCTCGGCAGATACTGTCAGGGATGTCCGGGGTTTTGCTGTTAAATTCTACACTGAGGACGGAAACTATGACCTTGTCGGCAACAACATGCCTGTTTTTTTCATTCAGGATGCAATAAAGTTTCCCGACCTGGTTCATGCGATCAAGCCTGAGCAGGATAACCAGATTCCCCAGGCTTCTGCAGCGCATGATACTTTCTGGGACTTTGTGTCATGCCACCATGAAAATGCGCATATGATCATGTGGGTTCTTTCAGACCGTGCACTTCCAAGAAGCTACCGGATGATGGAGGGTTTTGGGGTTAACACCTTCCGTTTTGTCAATGCCGAAGGTAAGGGCAGGTTTATAAAATTCCACTGGAAGCCCATGCTTGGAATTCATTCCCTTGTCTGGGACGAAACTCAGAAAATAGCAGGAAAAGACCCTGATTTTAACCGTCGTGATCTCTGGGATGCCATTGAGATGGGAGCCTATCCTGAGTTTGAGTTAGGGGTGCAGATCCTGGAGGAAGAGGATGAATTCAAATTTGACTTTGATATTCTCGACCCTACAAAGTTATGGCCGGAAGAGGATGTACCAATAAAATGGATAGGGAAAATGACCCTGGACCGCAACCCTGATAATTTCTTTGCTGAGACCGAGCAGGTTGCGTTTTGCCCTGCGAATGTGGTTCCGGGAATTGACTTTTCCAATGACCCTCTCCTGCAGGGACGGCTTTTCTCGTATCTTGATACACAACTGATCCGCCTTGGAGGTCCTAACTTCCAGGAGATTCCAGTTAATCGGGCGCTAGCACCGGTGGCTAACAATCAGAGGGAAGGATATAACCGTATGACAATAAACAAGGGCAAAACGAGTTATTTCCCGAATACTGTAGGAGATGGCAAGCCAAGGCCAGCTTCTGCAGAAGAAGGCGGTTATGTCCATTATATGGAAAAAGTGGAAGGCAAGATAATCCGTTCCCGCAGCGAAAAGTTCAAAGATTTTTTCAGCCAGGCAAAATTATTCTGGAACAGCATGTCGAAACCTGAAAAAGAACATATTATAGAGGCTTTCCATTTCGAAATAGGAAAGGTCAAGGACAAGAAAATCAGGCAGGCAGTTGTTGATATGTTCAATAACGTCGATGGCGACCTGGCAGTAGAGATCGCAAAAGGGGTCGGTGTCTCTGCTCCGGCACAGAAAGGAGGTTCTCCTGTAGCTAAAGAATCGCCAAATTTGAGCCAGGAACGCAGTGAACGTAATGTGAAAAATACTATCAAAACCAGGAAAATCGCCATCCTTGTCGCGGACGGATATGACCACAAAGACCTGAGCCAGGCAATGCAGGCTCTGGAAGCCGGCGGAGCAAAAGCCGACATTATCTCAAAATTCCAGGGCATGCTGAAGAGCTCGGACGGTCAGGAAATTGAAGTTGACAAAAATTACCGCACTACAGAATCGGTTCTGTATGATGCTGTATACATCCCCGGAGGAAAAGAAAATGTGGAAACCCTGAAAAAGCATGGGGACGCTATCCACTTCGTCAATGAAGCTTTCAGGCACTGCAAGCCTCTGGGTGCAACAGGCGAAGGAGTCGAATTATTTAAAGCTGCCCATCTTCCGGATATAAAACTCGCAGGAAAGAGTTCTGCTGATAAGGTGGTTTCCGATAAAGGGGTGGTGACCGCCAGAAATGAAGGGGACAGAAGCTCTTTTAATGAGTCTTTTACCATCGCAATTGCACAGCACCGCCACTGGAACAGGGAGAAAAAGGAACAGGTTCCTGCCTGA
- a CDS encoding class I SAM-dependent methyltransferase encodes MTEYVHGYSEREALRLSVQAETLEKLLHHDTVYPPGAKVLEAGCGIGAQTVILAKNNPDAEITSIDISPESLEKARENTEKNGIKNVKFLQANIFSLPFEDSSFDHIFVCFVLEHLQSPEEALKSLKKVLKPGGTITVIEGDHGSCYFHPEGKKAIEAWNCLIRVQAYMKGNSLVGRQIYPLLQESGFEKIRVEPRMVYIDSSKPELVNGFILKTIIPMVEGVKEQSLKMQIIKEEEWEKGIEELHKTAEHGGTFCYTFFKGWGTK; translated from the coding sequence ATGACCGAGTATGTGCATGGTTATTCGGAAAGAGAGGCTCTCCGCCTTTCAGTACAGGCTGAAACACTTGAAAAACTTCTCCACCATGACACCGTATATCCACCCGGAGCAAAAGTGCTAGAAGCCGGCTGCGGAATAGGAGCCCAGACTGTAATCCTGGCAAAAAACAACCCTGATGCGGAAATTACTTCGATTGACATTTCCCCGGAATCCCTTGAAAAAGCCAGGGAAAATACTGAAAAAAATGGGATTAAAAATGTTAAATTCCTGCAGGCAAATATTTTTTCTCTTCCTTTTGAAGACAGCAGTTTTGACCACATTTTTGTCTGTTTCGTGCTTGAGCACCTGCAAAGCCCGGAAGAAGCCTTAAAAAGCCTGAAGAAAGTCCTCAAGCCCGGAGGTACGATTACAGTGATCGAAGGAGACCATGGGTCCTGCTACTTCCATCCTGAAGGAAAAAAAGCCATTGAAGCCTGGAACTGTCTCATCCGGGTTCAGGCTTACATGAAAGGAAACTCCCTGGTCGGCCGCCAGATTTACCCCCTTCTTCAGGAGTCCGGGTTTGAAAAAATAAGAGTGGAGCCAAGAATGGTTTATATAGATTCCAGCAAACCCGAACTTGTGAACGGCTTCATCCTGAAAACCATCATCCCTATGGTAGAAGGCGTAAAAGAACAGTCCCTGAAAATGCAGATAATTAAAGAAGAAGAATGGGAAAAAGGAATAGAAGAACTCCATAAGACTGCAGAACACGGAGGAACCTTCTGCTATACTTTCTTTAAAGGATGGGGGACAAAATGA
- a CDS encoding aldo/keto reductase, with amino-acid sequence MDENFQAGKDGLMYAASKGLGIVIMEPMRGGYLVSGMPPEIQEIWDSADIQRSPVEWSLRYLWDYPEIAVVLSGMSEIKHVEDNVKFASGGLPDSLTERERELISRVKKIYMSKTRVNCTGCRYCMPCPSGVNIPENFKYLNNAEMFDNAEGEKALYSGLEGQASNCTECGQCEEKCPQKIPVSQMLKEVVKLFGK; translated from the coding sequence ATGGATGAAAATTTCCAGGCAGGAAAAGACGGTTTGATGTATGCCGCGTCAAAGGGCCTTGGTATAGTTATTATGGAGCCCATGCGAGGGGGTTACCTTGTCTCAGGGATGCCACCTGAAATTCAGGAAATCTGGGATTCTGCTGATATACAGAGAAGCCCTGTTGAATGGAGCCTTCGATATCTGTGGGACTATCCGGAAATAGCTGTGGTACTTAGCGGGATGTCTGAGATAAAACATGTTGAAGATAACGTAAAATTCGCGTCTGGAGGTCTTCCGGACTCCCTGACTGAGAGGGAAAGAGAGCTCATTTCGCGTGTAAAAAAAATCTACATGTCAAAGACCAGGGTTAACTGTACCGGATGCCGGTATTGTATGCCCTGCCCTTCAGGAGTGAATATCCCTGAGAATTTCAAGTACCTCAATAATGCTGAAATGTTTGATAACGCAGAAGGAGAAAAAGCTCTGTACAGCGGCCTTGAAGGACAGGCTTCAAACTGTACGGAATGCGGACAGTGTGAAGAAAAGTGCCCTCAAAAAATTCCTGTCAGTCAGATGCTAAAAGAGGTTGTTAAATTATTTGGGAAATGA